A region of Thermobifida halotolerans DNA encodes the following proteins:
- a CDS encoding MFS transporter — translation MTRTGEHADEWSLDSPRIRSIQRRVLTVLVAAQAVGGIGLSASLTVGGLIAQDITGTETWAGMATTMATLGAAVCALPLATAAARRGRRGPLSLGWFLAAGGGAVSVLGAQAGLFSVFLVGMVLFGAGGATGLQSRHAAADLATDRNRGRDLSIVVWATTVGSVLGPNLTTPGAAVAGWLGLSPLLGVLVIASAAFAAAGAVTAALMRPDPLLTARALTARTAAPRSRAAAPAGGRPGALTARTAAPRSRAAAPAGGRPGALAALAAAPRAVLALVAITAGHAIMVMVMTMTPVHMEHGGVDLTVIGVTLSLHIAGMYALSPLVGWLSDRLGRMATLLVGQVVLIAAVTVSALAGHGPVMVTVGLVLLGVGWSFGLVSGSALLAESLRPDQRPALQGVSDLLMNAGGAASGALSGILLALLGYGGLNAVAAALTVPVFALAAFVLLSRTSGEGET, via the coding sequence ATGACGCGGACCGGAGAACATGCCGACGAGTGGAGTCTCGACTCCCCGCGGATCCGGAGCATCCAACGGCGGGTCCTGACCGTGCTCGTGGCCGCCCAGGCCGTCGGCGGGATCGGGCTGAGCGCGTCACTGACGGTCGGCGGGCTCATCGCCCAGGACATCACCGGAACCGAGACGTGGGCCGGAATGGCCACCACCATGGCCACCCTGGGCGCGGCGGTGTGCGCGCTGCCGCTGGCCACCGCGGCGGCCCGCCGGGGGCGGCGCGGCCCGCTCAGCCTGGGCTGGTTCCTCGCGGCCGGGGGCGGAGCCGTCTCGGTCCTCGGCGCGCAGGCCGGGCTCTTCTCCGTCTTCCTGGTCGGCATGGTCCTGTTCGGCGCCGGGGGAGCCACGGGCCTGCAGTCCCGGCACGCCGCCGCCGACCTGGCCACCGACCGCAACCGGGGCCGCGACCTGTCGATCGTCGTGTGGGCCACGACGGTCGGCTCGGTGCTCGGTCCCAACCTCACCACGCCGGGAGCGGCCGTCGCCGGATGGCTGGGGCTGAGCCCGCTGCTGGGCGTCCTCGTCATCGCCTCCGCCGCGTTCGCGGCCGCGGGAGCGGTGACCGCCGCCCTGATGCGTCCCGACCCGCTGCTGACCGCCCGAGCCCTCACCGCCCGCACCGCCGCCCCCCGGTCCCGCGCAGCCGCCCCCGCCGGAGGGCGGCCGGGCGCCCTCACCGCCCGCACCGCCGCCCCCCGGTCCCGCGCAGCCGCCCCCGCCGGAGGGCGGCCGGGCGCCCTCGCCGCACTGGCCGCCGCCCCGCGCGCCGTGCTGGCGCTGGTGGCGATCACCGCGGGCCACGCCATCATGGTCATGGTGATGACCATGACCCCGGTGCACATGGAGCACGGCGGGGTCGACCTCACCGTCATCGGCGTCACCCTCAGCCTGCACATCGCGGGCATGTACGCGCTGTCGCCGCTCGTGGGCTGGCTCTCCGACCGCCTCGGCCGCATGGCCACGCTCCTGGTCGGCCAGGTCGTCCTGATCGCCGCCGTCACCGTGTCGGCCCTCGCCGGTCACGGACCCGTCATGGTCACCGTCGGTCTGGTCCTGCTGGGGGTGGGCTGGTCCTTCGGTCTGGTCTCCGGCTCCGCCCTGCTGGCCGAATCCCTGCGCCCCGACCAGCGCCCCGCCCTCCAGGGAGTGTCCGACCTGCTGATGAACGCGGGCGGCGCCGCCAGCGGAGCCCTGTCCGGGATCCTGCTGGCCCTCCTGGGGTACGGCGGCCTCAACGCCGTCGCAGCCGCGCTCACCGTCCCGGTGTTCGCCCTGGCGGCGTTCGTCCTGCTGTCCCGCACCTCCGGAGAAGGAGAGACATGA
- a CDS encoding NAD-dependent epimerase/dehydratase family protein has translation MTERILVTGAGGRIGTLLCPRMVRPGRLLRLYDRAPLEAGPGVETVTGDITDLAAMAEAMEGVDAVVHLAARSTEAAWEEILHTNIHGGYVVLEAARRAGVSRMVLASSNHAVGFHPRSAGTAPDYLFPRPDTYYGVSKVTLEALGSLYADRYGMDVVCLRIGYCGPHPLGRHGLATWLSPDDCADLVESCLSAPAPGFRVVWGVSDNTRRWWSLEEARSLGYEPRDDAEVFAPLWEKDVPAEELDPEGPTVGGNFCGPHLDADHLEQPDGT, from the coding sequence ATGACCGAACGCATCCTCGTCACCGGCGCGGGCGGGCGGATCGGCACCCTGCTGTGTCCCCGCATGGTCCGCCCCGGACGCCTCCTGCGGCTGTACGACCGGGCCCCGCTCGAAGCGGGGCCCGGCGTGGAGACCGTGACCGGCGACATCACCGACCTGGCGGCCATGGCCGAGGCGATGGAGGGGGTGGACGCCGTGGTCCACCTGGCCGCCCGCAGCACCGAGGCGGCCTGGGAGGAGATCCTGCACACCAACATCCACGGCGGCTACGTCGTGCTGGAGGCGGCCCGCCGCGCCGGCGTCTCCCGCATGGTGCTGGCCAGCTCCAACCACGCCGTGGGCTTCCACCCCCGCTCCGCCGGGACCGCACCCGACTACCTGTTCCCCCGCCCCGACACCTACTACGGGGTCAGCAAGGTCACCCTGGAGGCGTTGGGCAGCCTGTACGCCGACCGCTACGGCATGGACGTCGTCTGCCTGCGCATCGGCTACTGCGGACCCCACCCCCTCGGCCGGCACGGCCTGGCCACCTGGCTGTCCCCCGACGACTGCGCCGACCTGGTCGAGTCCTGCCTCAGCGCGCCCGCGCCGGGATTCCGCGTGGTGTGGGGCGTCTCCGACAACACCCGGCGCTGGTGGTCCCTGGAGGAGGCCCGCTCCCTGGGATACGAGCCGCGCGACGACGCCGAGGTGTTCGCCCCCCTGTGGGAGAAGGACGTCCCCGCGGAGGAACTCGACCCGGAGGGACCCACCGTGGGTGGCAACTTCTGCGGCCCCCACCTGGACGCCGACCATCTGGAGCAGCCGGACGGAACATGA
- a CDS encoding serine/threonine-protein kinase yields the protein MVISGELGTVPYTLVGDVDSKEEAEDPERIGGHRIVERIGIGGAAVVYAALSPEGERVAVKILHPAVAADPACRERFAREAALLGRVADEHTAPLVDADVHAVRPWLAMRYVEGPTVGEHVDTDGPLAGVALLEFAAGLAEAVAAVHRSGIVHRDLKPGNIILAADGPKIIDFGIARGVDDPALAGSGEILGSPGWISPEQFHDHVPGPAADVFAWGGLTAYAATGRRPFGSGTVRQTAVRVLNGHADLCGTPRILLPWVEAALSTDPDRRPTSAELAAVIGGLVGTRRRQVHASSSWASISSR from the coding sequence ATGGTGATTTCCGGCGAGTTGGGCACGGTTCCCTACACCTTGGTGGGCGACGTGGACAGCAAGGAGGAGGCGGAGGACCCGGAACGGATCGGGGGGCACCGGATCGTCGAGCGGATCGGCATCGGCGGCGCCGCCGTGGTCTATGCGGCCCTCAGCCCCGAGGGGGAGCGGGTGGCGGTCAAGATCCTGCACCCCGCGGTCGCCGCGGACCCGGCCTGCCGGGAACGCTTCGCCCGGGAGGCCGCGCTGCTCGGCAGGGTCGCCGACGAGCACACCGCGCCGCTGGTCGACGCCGACGTCCACGCCGTACGCCCCTGGCTGGCCATGCGCTACGTCGAGGGGCCGACCGTGGGCGAGCACGTCGACACCGACGGGCCCCTGGCCGGGGTGGCGTTGCTGGAGTTCGCTGCGGGCCTGGCCGAGGCGGTCGCGGCCGTCCACCGCAGCGGGATCGTGCACCGCGACCTCAAACCCGGAAACATCATCCTGGCGGCCGACGGCCCCAAGATCATCGACTTCGGCATCGCCCGCGGAGTCGACGACCCGGCTCTCGCCGGTTCGGGGGAGATCCTGGGCTCCCCCGGATGGATCAGCCCCGAGCAGTTCCACGACCACGTGCCCGGCCCCGCCGCCGACGTCTTCGCCTGGGGAGGACTGACCGCCTACGCCGCGACCGGGCGGCGCCCCTTCGGCTCGGGCACGGTGCGGCAGACGGCGGTGCGGGTCCTCAACGGCCACGCCGACCTGTGCGGCACCCCGCGCATTCTGCTGCCCTGGGTGGAGGCGGCGCTGAGCACCGACCCCGACCGCAGACCCACGTCCGCGGAACTGGCCGCCGTGATCGGCGGACTCGTCGGGACACGACGCCGACAGGTTCACGCGTCCAGCAGTTGGGCCTCGATCAGTTCGCGGTAG